The Ranitomeya imitator isolate aRanImi1 chromosome 3, aRanImi1.pri, whole genome shotgun sequence genome has a window encoding:
- the RAP1A gene encoding ras-related protein Rap-1A isoform X2 → MLEILDTAGTEQFTAMRDLYMKNGQGFALVYSITAQSTFNDLQDLREQILRVKDTEDVPMILVGNKCDLEDERVVGKEQGQNLARQWNNCAFLESSAKSKINVNEIFYDLVRQINRKTPVEKKKPKKKSSCLLL, encoded by the exons ATGCTTGAAATTCTCGACACAGCCGGGACT gaaCAGTTCACGGCTATGAGAGATTTGTATATGAAGAATGGTCAGGGATTTGCACTAGTTTACTCTATCACAGCACAGTCCACGTTTAACGACTTGCAAGACTTGAGGGAGCAGATTTTGCGAGTTAAAGACACAGAAGAT GTTCCTATGATATTAGTGGGAAATAAATGTGACCTGGAAGATGAGCGGGTAGTTGGCAAAGAGCAGGGACAAAATCTAGCCAGACAGTGGAATAACTGTGCCTTTTTAGAATCTTCTGCAAAGTCCAAAATCAATGTAAATGAG ATCTTTTATGACTTGGTCAGACAGATAAATAGGAAAACACCAGTGGAAAAGAAAAAACCTAAAAAGAAATCATCGTGTCTGCTGCTCTAG